A portion of the Candidatus Bathyarchaeia archaeon genome contains these proteins:
- the ftsZ gene encoding cell division protein FtsZ: MQSTIGQQTFRYSWQNTVAEEIRPPSFCRMLVLGVGGAGNNTVTRLMEMGIVGAECVAINTDALHLRFSKAHRKILIGEKLTKGLGVGGDPKLGRAAIEESRKRIEELLTGADIVFITAGLGGGTGTGAAPVIAEIAKRKGALTVGVVTTPFRIEKGRMEYAAFALTELRRYCDTVVVIDNNKLLQLAPHLPINEAFKLADQVLANMIKGIVETISAPSLINLDFADFKTIVKRGGLAVIGIGESDAPNRAEDAVRKALRNPLLDVDYVGAKGALIHVSGDANMTIEEANRVGEIVTEIMDNDSLVIWGARVNPELDGKIKVTLILTGVNSPYILSGFGAIAPQLFNLEPYAELEKPLNIDLNLYQMEQDV, from the coding sequence ATGCAGTCAACCATTGGTCAGCAAACTTTTCGTTATTCATGGCAAAACACCGTTGCCGAGGAAATCCGTCCACCCAGCTTTTGCCGCATGCTCGTGCTCGGCGTGGGCGGGGCTGGAAACAACACCGTGACAAGGCTTATGGAAATGGGCATAGTTGGCGCGGAATGCGTGGCCATAAACACGGATGCCCTCCACCTGAGATTTTCGAAGGCTCACAGGAAAATTTTGATAGGTGAAAAGTTGACGAAGGGCTTGGGGGTTGGCGGAGACCCCAAGCTTGGAAGAGCCGCTATAGAGGAATCCAGAAAGCGGATTGAGGAGTTGCTTACGGGGGCAGACATAGTCTTCATAACAGCTGGGTTAGGCGGCGGAACAGGTACGGGTGCTGCACCAGTGATTGCTGAAATTGCAAAAAGAAAAGGAGCGCTGACAGTAGGAGTTGTCACAACACCCTTTAGAATTGAGAAAGGGCGTATGGAGTATGCGGCTTTCGCTCTGACCGAGCTGCGTAGATATTGCGACACCGTTGTGGTTATTGACAACAATAAGCTACTTCAGCTTGCGCCTCACCTTCCGATAAACGAGGCTTTCAAGCTGGCTGATCAGGTTTTGGCGAACATGATCAAGGGGATTGTGGAGACCATTTCGGCGCCAAGCCTCATAAATCTTGATTTTGCAGATTTCAAGACCATTGTGAAGCGGGGCGGCTTGGCGGTGATTGGCATAGGCGAGTCAGATGCTCCCAACAGAGCGGAGGATGCTGTCAGAAAAGCATTGAGAAACCCGCTTTTAGACGTGGACTATGTTGGGGCAAAGGGTGCACTGATTCACGTTTCAGGGGACGCTAACATGACTATTGAGGAGGCAAACCGTGTGGGAGAAATAGTCACGGAAATAATGGACAATGATTCGCTGGTCATTTGGGGAGCCAGAGTAAATCCAGAGCTGGATGGCAAGATAAAGGTGACGCTGATTCTGACAGGTGTGAATTCGCCTTATATTCTAAGCGGTTTTGGCGCAATAGCTCCACAATTGTTCAACTTGGAGCCTTATGCCGAGCTGGAGAAGCCCTTAAACATAGACTTAAATCTCTACCAGATGGAACAGGA
- a CDS encoding ribbon-helix-helix domain-containing protein — protein MKLITLYLPEPYIEALDQLVNEKLYPNRAEAIRVAIRDLINNEIWRRKRVG, from the coding sequence ATGAAGCTGATAACACTGTATCTTCCTGAACCCTACATTGAGGCGTTGGATCAGTTAGTTAATGAGAAGCTTTACCCGAATAGAGCTGAGGCTATTCGTGTAGCTATACGCGACCTAATAAATAATGAGATTTGGCGCAGGAAGAGGGTTGGCTAA
- a CDS encoding tRNA (N(6)-L-threonylcarbamoyladenosine(37)-C(2))-methylthiotransferase: protein MDGLRVFLKSFGCSTNLADGEVMAGCLARAGYVLVDSLAGADVVVYNTCAVKGPTENRMIDLLKRVPKSKKLIVVGCLPLINFERLQREASFDGVAGPALGERIVDIVEAVLKGDKVVALEDAERAKPDMHLPRVRLNPVIGIIPISYGCLGSCAYCCVVFARGRLRSYSVSEIVERVKMDLAEGVREFWLTSQDTACYGLDLGTSLPELVEAVCRVEGNFKVRIGMMTPNMTLKILDRLVKAYENDKVFKFLHLPVQSGDDKILQRMRRFYTADDFRHIIEVFRSVFPKMTIATDVICGFPGETREAFERTVQLIRDIKPDVVNVSKFFARPRTIAAQMRDIVPFSEIKARSAFMSRLALDMALERNREWVGWEGEILVDESGTVSGSWIGRNFAYKPIVIKRDGGMLGNFVRVKAVEAFPTHLEGEIID, encoded by the coding sequence ATGGATGGCTTGCGGGTGTTCCTTAAAAGCTTCGGGTGTTCGACGAATTTGGCTGATGGGGAGGTTATGGCCGGTTGCCTAGCTAGGGCTGGATATGTTCTTGTGGATAGTTTGGCAGGTGCTGACGTGGTTGTCTACAATACCTGTGCGGTTAAGGGTCCAACAGAAAACCGCATGATAGACCTCTTGAAACGAGTTCCAAAGAGCAAGAAACTAATCGTGGTTGGATGTTTACCCCTCATAAATTTTGAGCGATTACAACGTGAAGCCTCCTTTGACGGGGTAGCTGGACCCGCTCTGGGCGAGAGAATAGTTGACATTGTTGAGGCTGTTTTGAAGGGAGATAAGGTTGTTGCCTTGGAGGATGCGGAGAGGGCTAAGCCTGACATGCATCTTCCAAGGGTTCGCCTCAACCCGGTGATCGGCATAATTCCCATAAGCTATGGATGTCTAGGTTCATGTGCCTACTGCTGTGTTGTCTTTGCTAGAGGCCGCTTAAGGAGCTATTCTGTGAGCGAGATAGTTGAGAGGGTTAAGATGGACTTAGCTGAGGGGGTTCGAGAGTTTTGGCTCACCTCGCAGGATACGGCTTGTTATGGCCTTGATTTAGGCACAAGCCTTCCAGAGCTTGTGGAAGCCGTATGCAGGGTTGAGGGAAACTTTAAGGTTCGCATTGGGATGATGACGCCCAACATGACGCTAAAAATTTTAGATCGCCTTGTGAAGGCTTATGAAAACGACAAAGTCTTCAAGTTTCTCCATCTCCCCGTTCAAAGCGGCGATGACAAAATCCTCCAGCGCATGCGGAGATTCTACACTGCAGATGATTTCCGCCACATAATAGAGGTTTTCCGCAGTGTCTTCCCAAAAATGACAATTGCAACCGACGTTATCTGCGGCTTTCCAGGAGAAACCAGAGAAGCCTTCGAGAGAACTGTGCAGTTAATCAGGGACATAAAACCAGATGTGGTTAATGTTTCAAAGTTCTTTGCGAGACCGCGAACAATTGCCGCTCAGATGAGGGATATCGTGCCCTTTTCCGAGATTAAGGCTAGGAGCGCCTTCATGAGTCGTTTGGCTTTAGACATGGCTCTTGAACGGAATAGGGAGTGGGTTGGCTGGGAAGGCGAAATTCTTGTAGATGAATCTGGAACTGTTTCAGGCTCATGGATTGGCAGAAACTTTGCCTACAAGCCCATCGTGATAAAACGGGATGGCGGTATGCTCGGCAATTTTGTCCGCGTTAAGGCTGTTGAGGCTTTTCCAACCCATTTAGAGGGTGAAATCATAGACTAA
- the ppcA gene encoding phosphoenolpyruvate carboxylase: protein MGVERKIPRTMSTQHPDNVSLPSWVSGDVIQGDAEVDEAFFAYKELGCMEVMWDSEGKDVDTHVVRKLLGKYDEFFKEHVLGEDVFLTYRVPNPKVEATERKILLESLVNIPVAHDIASTFYKRDVSPIFEVILPFTTSSNELLWLLRYYEKTIAGAEKVELNGSVRVEDWIGPFKPRTIEVIPLVEDMESILKIGDIIGPYVEAVKPKYLRVFIARSDPALNYGLVCAVLLCKLAFSQLRNLEEKFGVKIYPIIGVGTMPFRGHLTPENMDRFMEEYLGVCTVTIQSALKYDYPLEDVRRVVKILNDRLPCGALPAIEPHEIRILKSILAKFMAEYQRVVERLAALINAVAGYVPQRRARKLHIGLFGYSRSVGRVSLPRAIPFAAALYSLGIPPEFIGFRALNSLDEVEWEALNKYYVNLKRDLEFAGVLLSWRNLNLLADMHDQIAKMVGASREELRLGIAELIKDLETVEERLSIKLGPVNLTQRRYENIVNDFLIAFLEQNGQDAQKCLVEAARIRRCLG from the coding sequence ATGGGCGTTGAGAGGAAGATCCCAAGGACCATGTCCACTCAGCATCCGGACAATGTGTCCCTCCCCAGCTGGGTGAGCGGAGACGTCATTCAGGGGGATGCCGAAGTCGACGAGGCTTTCTTCGCTTACAAGGAGCTCGGCTGTATGGAGGTCATGTGGGATTCAGAGGGCAAGGATGTGGACACCCATGTCGTCAGAAAACTTCTAGGCAAGTATGACGAGTTCTTCAAAGAGCATGTTTTAGGTGAGGATGTATTCCTAACCTATCGTGTTCCAAACCCAAAGGTTGAAGCAACTGAGCGCAAAATCCTCCTAGAATCCCTTGTCAATATTCCAGTAGCCCATGACATTGCAAGCACTTTTTACAAGCGGGATGTCTCGCCAATCTTTGAGGTCATTTTACCCTTCACGACGAGCAGCAACGAGCTCCTTTGGCTTCTAAGGTACTACGAGAAAACCATAGCTGGAGCCGAAAAGGTGGAGTTGAACGGCTCCGTAAGAGTGGAGGACTGGATTGGCCCATTCAAACCTAGAACCATAGAGGTTATTCCCCTAGTAGAGGATATGGAGAGCATACTGAAAATTGGCGATATCATAGGTCCATACGTGGAGGCAGTTAAGCCAAAATACCTCCGAGTCTTCATAGCCCGCTCCGACCCAGCCCTAAACTATGGGCTTGTCTGCGCCGTGCTGCTTTGTAAGCTGGCTTTTTCACAGCTGAGAAATCTTGAGGAAAAGTTTGGCGTCAAAATATATCCCATAATCGGCGTAGGAACTATGCCCTTCCGGGGACACTTGACGCCGGAAAACATGGACCGCTTCATGGAGGAGTATTTGGGAGTCTGCACGGTGACTATTCAATCTGCCCTAAAATATGACTATCCACTGGAAGATGTGAGGCGTGTAGTCAAAATTTTGAATGACCGTCTTCCATGTGGCGCGCTTCCTGCAATAGAGCCTCATGAAATTAGAATTTTAAAAAGCATTCTAGCCAAGTTTATGGCGGAATATCAGAGGGTTGTGGAGAGGCTTGCCGCCCTAATAAATGCGGTGGCGGGGTATGTGCCTCAGAGGCGGGCTAGAAAACTTCACATAGGCTTGTTCGGCTACAGCCGAAGCGTTGGAAGGGTTTCCCTTCCAAGAGCCATACCTTTCGCGGCGGCGCTTTACTCGCTTGGGATTCCACCGGAATTCATTGGCTTCAGAGCCTTAAACAGCCTTGATGAGGTCGAGTGGGAGGCTCTGAACAAGTATTATGTCAACCTTAAACGCGACTTAGAATTCGCTGGCGTCCTCCTTTCTTGGCGAAACCTAAACTTGCTGGCGGACATGCATGACCAAATTGCCAAGATGGTGGGTGCAAGCCGTGAAGAACTTCGCCTCGGAATAGCCGAGCTCATAAAGGACCTTGAAACAGTTGAGGAAAGGCTTTCCATTAAACTTGGACCAGTAAACTTGACGCAACGGAGATATGAGAACATAGTCAATGACTTCCTCATAGCCTTCCTCGAGCAAAACGGCCAAGACGCCCAGAAATGCCTCGTAGAAGCAGCTAGAATCCGCAGATGCCTTGGCTAA
- a CDS encoding translation elongation factor-like protein, which yields MAEENLVEVGRITHYFTKIGVAVVELKAPLAVGDRIVIKGPTTDFEQVVESMQIEHKNVQRAEAGQSIGLKVAQRVREKDIIYKKL from the coding sequence TTGGCTGAGGAAAACCTTGTGGAGGTTGGACGTATAACCCACTATTTCACCAAAATTGGCGTGGCTGTTGTCGAGCTTAAGGCTCCATTAGCAGTTGGCGATCGCATAGTCATCAAGGGGCCCACAACAGACTTCGAGCAAGTCGTAGAGTCCATGCAAATCGAGCACAAAAACGTGCAGAGAGCGGAAGCCGGACAAAGCATAGGCTTGAAAGTCGCACAGCGCGTGAGGGAAAAGGACATAATTTACAAGAAACTTTAG
- a CDS encoding pyruvate kinase alpha/beta domain-containing protein: MPIEERIVYFEFGGRHNTEATLKLARERAEKRGIKNVVLASITGFSAEKALEIFKDTDIKLTIVGIKGAGFPEFPKDLQERLRRLGHNFCYASDVQYEFPGQVQDALRRFCEGLKVCVEVALVAADAGYVKPGEEIIAIGGTGMLGYEKGGGLDTAIVIEAVKSKDFLQLESIFGMKEKRRRIREIICKPR; the protein is encoded by the coding sequence ATGCCAATAGAAGAGAGAATAGTTTACTTCGAATTCGGCGGACGCCACAACACCGAAGCCACCCTTAAACTAGCTAGGGAGCGGGCTGAGAAAAGGGGAATCAAAAATGTTGTTTTAGCCTCCATAACAGGCTTTTCCGCAGAGAAAGCCCTAGAAATATTCAAAGACACGGACATAAAGCTGACCATTGTCGGCATAAAGGGTGCAGGGTTCCCGGAATTTCCAAAGGACTTGCAAGAGAGATTGAGACGGTTGGGCCACAACTTCTGCTACGCATCGGACGTTCAGTACGAGTTTCCGGGACAAGTGCAGGATGCCCTTCGCAGGTTTTGTGAAGGCCTAAAGGTGTGTGTTGAAGTAGCCTTGGTTGCGGCGGACGCTGGCTACGTTAAGCCCGGCGAAGAAATCATTGCGATTGGCGGTACCGGGATGCTGGGCTATGAAAAGGGTGGAGGCTTGGACACTGCCATAGTTATAGAAGCTGTAAAAAGCAAGGATTTCCTGCAGCTGGAGTCCATTTTTGGAATGAAGGAAAAAAGACGCAGAATTCGGGAAATAATATGCAAACCAAGATGA
- a CDS encoding 4Fe-4S dicluster domain-containing protein, whose translation MAGQAERKFVAVDPAKCTGCSLCEYVCVLEKNEPLWNPLRSRIRVIRLTPAFNLALTCRFCENAPCVRACSRNALIQSEEGFILVDEAKCDRCGWCIQACPYGGISLHPDKPSVLVCDLCKNNPEGPQCIQFCPEEALELVREDDAVTKKWVLAMEKIPSNIEKLTNLVKRREWSALFEEAEDRAKRLSEKLEAINKKWGYRLKQG comes from the coding sequence ATGGCTGGACAAGCTGAGAGAAAGTTTGTGGCTGTGGATCCGGCTAAATGCACTGGCTGCAGCCTATGCGAGTACGTCTGCGTATTGGAAAAAAATGAACCCCTCTGGAACCCATTAAGGTCTAGGATTAGAGTTATACGCTTAACCCCAGCCTTTAACCTCGCCTTAACATGTCGTTTCTGCGAGAACGCGCCCTGTGTGAGGGCTTGCTCGAGAAACGCCTTAATCCAGTCTGAGGAAGGCTTCATTCTTGTGGATGAGGCTAAGTGCGACCGGTGCGGCTGGTGTATTCAAGCTTGTCCCTACGGTGGAATTTCACTCCACCCGGACAAGCCTTCGGTTTTGGTCTGCGACCTTTGCAAAAACAATCCAGAAGGGCCTCAATGCATCCAGTTCTGCCCCGAGGAGGCCCTGGAACTCGTGAGGGAAGACGATGCGGTAACAAAGAAGTGGGTTTTAGCCATGGAGAAGATACCATCCAACATTGAGAAGCTGACAAACCTCGTGAAGAGACGGGAGTGGTCTGCTCTTTTCGAGGAAGCCGAGGACAGGGCGAAGAGGCTTTCGGAGAAACTTGAGGCGATAAACAAGAAGTGGGGTTATAGGCTTAAACAGGGCTAG
- the sfsA gene encoding DNA/RNA nuclease SfsA — protein sequence MKVKYEFWLNAYGGLGVVAFIKVEGKILEGVFERRLTRFSALVNVGGKGFPCFLPNPGRLSELLVSGVKVILREGATATGRKTVYDIIGVYCNGVIVSVDSRVPNKLVLAALKHGDLPEFRGYSGVKAEYSYGHARFDFLLYEGSEVKPCLLEVKSCTLVRDGVAMFPDAPTERGARHVLELSKALDEGFRAAVLFVIQRGDAVVFTPNDEMDPRFGAALREAVRRGVEVYAYRARFTEDGIVLDGRVEVRL from the coding sequence GTGAAAGTTAAATATGAATTTTGGCTCAACGCTTATGGAGGTTTAGGGGTGGTCGCCTTCATCAAGGTTGAGGGCAAAATCTTGGAAGGAGTTTTTGAGAGAAGGCTGACAAGGTTTTCGGCGCTGGTAAACGTCGGCGGGAAAGGCTTTCCATGTTTTCTACCCAATCCCGGGAGATTGAGTGAGCTTCTGGTTTCCGGTGTGAAGGTGATTTTGAGGGAGGGAGCCACCGCGACAGGGAGGAAAACCGTTTACGATATTATAGGTGTTTACTGTAATGGTGTGATTGTTTCGGTTGATTCCCGAGTTCCCAACAAACTTGTTCTCGCGGCTTTGAAGCATGGAGATTTGCCGGAGTTTCGCGGTTATAGCGGTGTTAAGGCTGAATACAGTTATGGACACGCCAGATTTGATTTTCTCCTTTATGAGGGATCAGAGGTTAAGCCCTGCCTTTTAGAGGTTAAGTCCTGTACTCTTGTGCGGGACGGAGTTGCTATGTTTCCAGATGCTCCCACCGAGAGGGGTGCCAGACATGTTTTAGAGCTTTCCAAAGCTTTGGATGAAGGTTTTAGGGCTGCCGTGCTCTTTGTAATCCAGAGGGGAGACGCTGTGGTTTTCACACCAAACGATGAGATGGACCCGAGATTTGGGGCGGCTCTTCGGGAGGCGGTGAGGCGCGGTGTGGAGGTTTATGCCTATCGGGCGAGGTTTACTGAGGATGGAATAGTGTTGGATGGAAGGGTTGAGGTTAGGCTTTAA
- a CDS encoding TIGR04084 family radical SAM/SPASM domain-containing protein, producing the protein MFFHLMLTTQCDLECRYCFGEALKDFGGDFGGFSVDYCLPRRVGYDLGLLERFCGLDPDCVVIFYGGEPLLYLDDVRRIMDNVKAKHFVVQTNGLHLANLELEYLNRFSVILVSIDGDEALTDFYRGRGVYRRVVENLRIVRRRGFRGEVIARMTVMEETDIYRQVLWLLNNSDFPFSSVHWQLNAGFWSDFERRRFKEWSEESYNPGIHRLVKFWVDYMERHGVVLRLYPFLGVARSLLRGEEKTFLRCGAGWINYAIQTDGHIVPCPSMWGMRDFYLGHISTAHPLRLRKVFVGEPCMSCGIFNVCGGRCLYANITKRWKPEAYRLVCKTVENMIDAVTCEIPRIKRLIDSGRIKMEDFEFMQYVGCEIIP; encoded by the coding sequence ATGTTCTTTCATTTGATGTTGACGACTCAGTGTGATTTGGAGTGTCGTTATTGTTTTGGTGAGGCTTTGAAGGATTTTGGAGGTGATTTTGGCGGTTTTAGTGTTGATTATTGTTTGCCTAGGCGTGTTGGCTATGATTTGGGGTTGTTGGAGCGTTTTTGCGGTTTGGATCCGGATTGTGTTGTGATTTTTTATGGTGGGGAGCCTCTTTTGTATTTGGATGATGTTAGGCGCATTATGGACAATGTCAAAGCCAAGCATTTTGTTGTTCAGACTAATGGTTTGCATCTTGCCAATTTAGAGCTTGAATACTTGAACCGTTTTAGCGTTATCCTAGTCTCTATTGATGGGGATGAAGCCCTAACCGACTTTTACCGTGGGAGAGGTGTTTACCGCAGGGTTGTTGAGAACTTGAGGATTGTTAGGCGTAGGGGTTTTCGGGGTGAGGTTATTGCGCGGATGACTGTTATGGAGGAGACGGACATTTACCGGCAGGTTTTGTGGCTGCTGAATAACAGCGATTTTCCATTTTCGTCTGTGCACTGGCAGCTCAATGCTGGCTTCTGGAGCGATTTTGAGAGGCGAAGATTTAAGGAGTGGAGCGAGGAGAGCTATAATCCAGGAATCCACCGTCTCGTTAAGTTTTGGGTTGACTACATGGAGAGACATGGCGTTGTTCTGCGATTGTATCCCTTTCTTGGAGTCGCCCGGTCCCTTTTGAGAGGCGAAGAGAAAACGTTTTTGCGGTGTGGCGCTGGTTGGATAAACTATGCTATTCAGACGGATGGGCACATTGTGCCCTGTCCGAGTATGTGGGGCATGCGGGACTTTTATTTGGGGCATATAAGCACTGCACATCCGCTTAGGCTTAGAAAAGTGTTTGTCGGCGAGCCCTGCATGAGTTGCGGTATATTCAATGTTTGTGGGGGCAGATGCCTCTATGCAAATATAACGAAACGCTGGAAGCCTGAAGCCTACAGGCTTGTCTGTAAAACTGTTGAAAATATGATTGACGCCGTGACATGTGAAATTCCAAGAATTAAGAGGCTTATTGATTCTGGGAGAATAAAAATGGAGGATTTCGAGTTTATGCAGTATGTGGGCTGCGAGATAATTCCTTAA
- a CDS encoding polyprenyl synthetase family protein gives MEIDRKTKPSIEDVRRIIEKDGAKGWNLAKEALLKQETDNPKLKEALAYLTLIPDYFRPAIVAYCCETVGGDPEITVPTGASLVLLAKAIGIHDDIIDNVKRRGKHITAYGKFGKEVALILSDILLFKGFTLMKKSLEIGVPPETLGKILETIDQVWFEQSESEILEHQFRRKTDVLPEDCITKLRKRASEMEAITRIGAILGKASEKEIEALAVYGRSIGLASILREELIDMLELDVLKHRLKNESWPLPLVYALQKTEARQRLIPPILQKRRQTKSKLIEIFKTVNEFGGINFTIKLLNKAVDRACSSTSYFVRKNKKLTLIAEAFKLSPKELDVF, from the coding sequence ATGGAAATCGATCGAAAGACCAAACCATCCATTGAAGATGTTCGAAGGATTATTGAAAAAGATGGTGCGAAAGGCTGGAACCTGGCAAAAGAAGCCTTGCTGAAACAAGAAACAGATAACCCCAAGCTAAAGGAAGCCCTAGCCTATCTCACATTGATTCCCGACTATTTCCGACCAGCCATCGTTGCGTATTGCTGCGAGACGGTAGGCGGAGACCCAGAAATCACGGTGCCCACGGGAGCCTCACTAGTACTGCTTGCAAAAGCCATAGGAATACACGACGACATAATTGACAACGTTAAGAGAAGGGGGAAGCACATAACCGCTTATGGAAAGTTCGGCAAAGAAGTCGCCCTCATATTGAGCGATATACTCCTATTCAAAGGTTTCACATTGATGAAAAAAAGCTTGGAAATAGGGGTTCCCCCGGAGACTTTAGGAAAAATTTTGGAAACCATCGACCAAGTGTGGTTTGAACAAAGCGAAAGCGAAATCCTTGAACATCAATTCCGCAGAAAAACAGATGTTCTACCAGAAGATTGCATAACGAAACTGAGAAAAAGAGCCTCCGAAATGGAAGCAATAACCCGCATAGGCGCAATCCTGGGAAAGGCATCCGAAAAAGAAATTGAAGCCCTAGCTGTCTATGGAAGATCCATAGGTCTAGCCTCCATCTTAAGAGAAGAACTGATAGATATGCTAGAACTTGACGTTTTAAAACACAGACTAAAAAATGAATCCTGGCCTTTGCCACTGGTATATGCCCTCCAAAAAACCGAAGCCAGACAAAGATTGATCCCGCCAATCTTGCAGAAAAGAAGGCAAACAAAGTCAAAATTGATAGAAATTTTTAAAACGGTAAATGAGTTTGGCGGCATAAATTTCACCATTAAACTTTTAAACAAAGCAGTAGATCGTGCATGTTCATCTACTAGCTACTTCGTCAGAAAAAATAAAAAGTTAACCCTAATAGCTGAAGCTTTTAAACTGAGTCCCAAAGAACTGGACGTATTCTAG
- a CDS encoding PadR family transcriptional regulator yields the protein MEESLKKEIVQHVIKNLLDIQILRLINKQPTWGYKIKKEIENISGLKIRHGALYPLLRKLEDKGLITSQEQQLGKRTRKIYTITEKGKTYLKIYSNIVTEL from the coding sequence ATGGAAGAGAGCCTCAAAAAAGAAATTGTTCAACACGTAATCAAAAACCTACTCGACATCCAAATACTACGCCTGATAAACAAACAACCCACATGGGGATACAAAATAAAAAAGGAAATAGAAAACATCTCCGGACTAAAAATAAGACACGGAGCCCTCTACCCACTACTACGAAAACTAGAAGATAAAGGATTAATCACAAGCCAAGAGCAACAACTAGGAAAACGCACAAGAAAAATATACACCATAACGGAAAAAGGAAAAACATACCTAAAAATCTACTCTAATATCGTAACGGAATTGTAG